In Vigna unguiculata cultivar IT97K-499-35 chromosome 3, ASM411807v1, whole genome shotgun sequence, a single genomic region encodes these proteins:
- the LOC114177205 gene encoding peptidyl-tRNA hydrolase, chloroplastic: MNICSFWVSSMKIPFHGCRFSRPFFSLSSPSRNRIMTIQSSSSSSASISTESKEKKKENLPWLIVGLGNPGKKYAATRHNVGFEMVDAIAEAEGISMNTVSFKALFGKGLIGDVPVILAKPQTFMNSSGESVGAIVSYYKIPLKQVLVIFDDLDLPFAKLRLLPKGGHGGHNGMKSVINHFKGNNGFPRLRIGIGRPPGKMDPVAFVLRTFTKQEREELNFTLQDGIEALRILLLEGFDKSATFVNSAKKIEQTG; encoded by the exons ATGAACATTTGTAGTTTCTGGGTATCTTCCATGAAAATCCCCTTTCACGGGTGTCGATTCTCAAGGCCTTTCTTCTCTCTATCTTCTCCGTCTCGCAATCGCATTATGACCATTCAaagttcttcttcttcgtctGCTTCCATATCAACGGAGTccaaagagaagaagaaggaaaatttACCTTGGTTGATCGTTGGCCTCGGCAATCCAGGCAAAAAGTACGCTGCCACTCGTCACAAT GTGGGCTTTGAAATGGTTGATGCCATAGCTGAAGCTGAAGGGATATCTATGAACACTGTTTCCTTCAAAGCTTTATTTGGGAAAG GTTTAATAGGTGATGTCCCAGTCATACTTGCAAAACCACAGACTTTTATGAATTCTAGCGGTGAATCT GTTGGGGCCATAGTTTCGTACTACAAGATTCCACTAAAGCAAGTACTCGTG atCTTTGATGACTTGGATTTACCTTTTGCTAAATTGCGGCTTCTACCAAAGGGTGGACATGGAGGCCACAATgg AATGAAGAGTGTTATTAATCATTTCAAAGGGAATAATGGTTTTCCTCGCTTAAGAATTG GCATCGGACGACCTCCCGGTAAAATGGATCCTGTAGCATTTGTTCTTCGCACGTTCACTAAACAGGAAAGAGAAGAG TTGAATTTTACATTACAAGATGGAATAGAAGCTCTTCGGATTCTTTTGCTGGAAGGATTTGATAAAAGTGCAACATTTGTTAACAGTGCCAAAAAGATAGAGCAAACTGGTTGA
- the LOC114177202 gene encoding actin-related protein 4-like isoform X1, translated as MYGGDEASAIVIDLGSHTCKAGYAGEEAPKAVFPTVVGVIDQMDIDGPVHAGVSSGSAVDLQNNNKNHESDRTKEKRKLYVGSQSLGYRRDYMELLSPLRNGVIVDWNIVDNIWDHALRECLRVDPKERPMLLAEQCSSTQEERERAAELMFEKYKVPALFLAKNAVLTSFASGRATSLVVDSGGGLTTVVPVLDGYVLQKAVITSIIGGQFLTESFTKSLEAKGITPRPQYSFKKKEISPGNIQIVDLDFPRTSKGYKLYCQRVIVEKIKECVCRTPDSPYDESAYSNLPMTTYELPDGQIIEVGSDRFKIPDILFNPSLVLTIPGMEGLANIVPKLRSLPKMIIESINKCDVNIRRELFSTILVTFILIWCLPVPPLSEFKGTWTYVKLILYISQLTGGTASMHQLKERIEKDLLEESPPAARVKVFACGNATERRFSVWIGGSILASVGSFQQMWFSKSEYEEQGASYIHKKCP; from the exons ATGTATGGCGGTG ACGAAGCATCAGCCATAGTAATAGACCTGGGTTCGCATACATGCAAAGCTGGTTACGCTGGCGAAGAGGCTCCCAAGGCCGTTTTCCCCACT GTTGTTGGTGTAATTGATCAAATGGACATTGATGGACCTGTTCATGCTGGCGTGTCCTCTGGATCTGCTGTGGATTtgcaaaacaataataaaaatcatgaaTCTGACAGAACCAAAGAAAAACGCAAACTTTATGTAGGATCACAGTCCCTGGGATACCGTCGAGACTATATGGAG CTGCTCTCACCATTGAGGAATGGAGTTATTGTTGACTGGAATATTGTTGACAACATATGGGATCATGCTTTGAG GGAATGCCTCCGGGTTGATCCTAAAGAGCGTCCAATGCTACTTGCCGAACAATGTTCCAGCACtcaagaagagagagaaag GGCAGCAGAACTtatgtttgaaaaatataaagtacCAGCATTGTTTTTGGCGAAGAATGCG GTTCTCACATCTTTTGCATCAGGACGTGCTACCTCATTAGTTGTTGATAG tggTGGTGGATTAACTACAGTTGTACCAGTACTGGATGGTTATGTTCTTCAAAAG GCTGTGATAACTTCTATTATAGGAGGACAATTTCTGACAGAATCCTTCACGAAAAGTTTGGAGGCCAAAGGTATCACA CCAAGACCTCAATATTCATTCAAGAAGAAGGAGATAAGCCCTGGGAATATTCAG ATTGTAGACCTTGATTTTCCACGTACATCAAAAGGCTACAAACTCTACTGCCAG AGGGTTATTGTTGAAAAAATCAAGGAATGTGTTTGCCGAACACCAGATTCTCCATATGATG AGAGTGCGTATTCTAATCTTCCTATGACCACATACGAGCTTCCTGATGGCCA GATTATTGAAGTCGGATCTGACAGATTCAAGATTCCTGATATTCTTTTCAATCCATCTCTTGTTCTG ACAATCCCTGGCATGGAGGGTCTTGCAAACATTGTTCCTAAACTTCGCAGTCTTCctaaaatg ATCATAGAGAGCATTAATAAGTGTGATGTGAACATTCGTAGAGAACTATTTAGTACCATACTGGTAACCTTCATATTGATTTGGTGCTTGCCCGTTCCACCTCTTTCTGAGTTTAAGGGTACTTGGACATATGTGAAACTAATTTTGTATATCTCACAGCTTACTGGTGGTACAGCTTCAATGCATCAACTGAAGGAACGCATTGAGAAAGACTTGCTAGAG GAGTCCCCTCCAGCTGCTAGAGTTAAAGTATTTGCCTGTGGCAATGCTACTGAAAGAAGGTTCAG TGTTTGGATAGGGGGGAGCATATTGGCTTCTGTTGGCTCCTTCCAGCAGATGTGGTTCTCCAAGTCTGA GTATGAAGAGCAAGGTGCTTCTTATATCCATAAAAAATGCCCTTGA
- the LOC114177202 gene encoding actin-related protein 4-like isoform X2, which yields MYGGDEASAIVIDLGSHTCKAGYAGEEAPKAVFPTVVGVIDQMDIDGPVHAGVSSGSAVDLQNNNKNHESDRTKEKRKLYVGSQSLGYRRDYMELLSPLRNGVIVDWNIVDNIWDHALRECLRVDPKERPMLLAEQCSSTQEERERAAELMFEKYKVPALFLAKNAVLTSFASGRATSLVVDSGGGLTTVVPVLDGYVLQKAVITSIIGGQFLTESFTKSLEAKGITPRPQYSFKKKEISPGNIQIVDLDFPRTSKGYKLYCQRVIVEKIKECVCRTPDSPYDESAYSNLPMTTYELPDGQIIEVGSDRFKIPDILFNPSLVLTIPGMEGLANIVPKLRSLPKMIIESINKCDVNIRRELFSTILLTGGTASMHQLKERIEKDLLEESPPAARVKVFACGNATERRFSVWIGGSILASVGSFQQMWFSKSEYEEQGASYIHKKCP from the exons ATGTATGGCGGTG ACGAAGCATCAGCCATAGTAATAGACCTGGGTTCGCATACATGCAAAGCTGGTTACGCTGGCGAAGAGGCTCCCAAGGCCGTTTTCCCCACT GTTGTTGGTGTAATTGATCAAATGGACATTGATGGACCTGTTCATGCTGGCGTGTCCTCTGGATCTGCTGTGGATTtgcaaaacaataataaaaatcatgaaTCTGACAGAACCAAAGAAAAACGCAAACTTTATGTAGGATCACAGTCCCTGGGATACCGTCGAGACTATATGGAG CTGCTCTCACCATTGAGGAATGGAGTTATTGTTGACTGGAATATTGTTGACAACATATGGGATCATGCTTTGAG GGAATGCCTCCGGGTTGATCCTAAAGAGCGTCCAATGCTACTTGCCGAACAATGTTCCAGCACtcaagaagagagagaaag GGCAGCAGAACTtatgtttgaaaaatataaagtacCAGCATTGTTTTTGGCGAAGAATGCG GTTCTCACATCTTTTGCATCAGGACGTGCTACCTCATTAGTTGTTGATAG tggTGGTGGATTAACTACAGTTGTACCAGTACTGGATGGTTATGTTCTTCAAAAG GCTGTGATAACTTCTATTATAGGAGGACAATTTCTGACAGAATCCTTCACGAAAAGTTTGGAGGCCAAAGGTATCACA CCAAGACCTCAATATTCATTCAAGAAGAAGGAGATAAGCCCTGGGAATATTCAG ATTGTAGACCTTGATTTTCCACGTACATCAAAAGGCTACAAACTCTACTGCCAG AGGGTTATTGTTGAAAAAATCAAGGAATGTGTTTGCCGAACACCAGATTCTCCATATGATG AGAGTGCGTATTCTAATCTTCCTATGACCACATACGAGCTTCCTGATGGCCA GATTATTGAAGTCGGATCTGACAGATTCAAGATTCCTGATATTCTTTTCAATCCATCTCTTGTTCTG ACAATCCCTGGCATGGAGGGTCTTGCAAACATTGTTCCTAAACTTCGCAGTCTTCctaaaatg ATCATAGAGAGCATTAATAAGTGTGATGTGAACATTCGTAGAGAACTATTTAGTACCATACTG CTTACTGGTGGTACAGCTTCAATGCATCAACTGAAGGAACGCATTGAGAAAGACTTGCTAGAG GAGTCCCCTCCAGCTGCTAGAGTTAAAGTATTTGCCTGTGGCAATGCTACTGAAAGAAGGTTCAG TGTTTGGATAGGGGGGAGCATATTGGCTTCTGTTGGCTCCTTCCAGCAGATGTGGTTCTCCAAGTCTGA GTATGAAGAGCAAGGTGCTTCTTATATCCATAAAAAATGCCCTTGA
- the LOC114177202 gene encoding actin-related protein 4-like isoform X4, translating into MYGGDEASAIVIDLGSHTCKAGYAGEEAPKAVFPTVVGVIDQMDIDGPVHAGVSSGSAVDLQNNNKNHESDRTKEKRKLYVGSQSLGYRRDYMELLSPLRNGVIVDWNIVDNIWDHALRECLRVDPKERPMLLAEQCSSTQEERERAAELMFEKYKVPALFLAKNAVLTSFASGRATSLVVDSGGGLTTVVPVLDGYVLQKAVITSIIGGQFLTESFTKSLEAKGITPRPQYSFKKKEISPGNIQIVDLDFPRTSKGYKLYCQRVIVEKIKECVCRTPDSPYDESAYSNLPMTTYELPDGQIIEVGSDRFKIPDILFNPSLVLTIPGMEGLANIVPKLRSLPKMIIESINKCDVNIRRELFSTILVTFILICLLVVQLQCIN; encoded by the exons ATGTATGGCGGTG ACGAAGCATCAGCCATAGTAATAGACCTGGGTTCGCATACATGCAAAGCTGGTTACGCTGGCGAAGAGGCTCCCAAGGCCGTTTTCCCCACT GTTGTTGGTGTAATTGATCAAATGGACATTGATGGACCTGTTCATGCTGGCGTGTCCTCTGGATCTGCTGTGGATTtgcaaaacaataataaaaatcatgaaTCTGACAGAACCAAAGAAAAACGCAAACTTTATGTAGGATCACAGTCCCTGGGATACCGTCGAGACTATATGGAG CTGCTCTCACCATTGAGGAATGGAGTTATTGTTGACTGGAATATTGTTGACAACATATGGGATCATGCTTTGAG GGAATGCCTCCGGGTTGATCCTAAAGAGCGTCCAATGCTACTTGCCGAACAATGTTCCAGCACtcaagaagagagagaaag GGCAGCAGAACTtatgtttgaaaaatataaagtacCAGCATTGTTTTTGGCGAAGAATGCG GTTCTCACATCTTTTGCATCAGGACGTGCTACCTCATTAGTTGTTGATAG tggTGGTGGATTAACTACAGTTGTACCAGTACTGGATGGTTATGTTCTTCAAAAG GCTGTGATAACTTCTATTATAGGAGGACAATTTCTGACAGAATCCTTCACGAAAAGTTTGGAGGCCAAAGGTATCACA CCAAGACCTCAATATTCATTCAAGAAGAAGGAGATAAGCCCTGGGAATATTCAG ATTGTAGACCTTGATTTTCCACGTACATCAAAAGGCTACAAACTCTACTGCCAG AGGGTTATTGTTGAAAAAATCAAGGAATGTGTTTGCCGAACACCAGATTCTCCATATGATG AGAGTGCGTATTCTAATCTTCCTATGACCACATACGAGCTTCCTGATGGCCA GATTATTGAAGTCGGATCTGACAGATTCAAGATTCCTGATATTCTTTTCAATCCATCTCTTGTTCTG ACAATCCCTGGCATGGAGGGTCTTGCAAACATTGTTCCTAAACTTCGCAGTCTTCctaaaatg ATCATAGAGAGCATTAATAAGTGTGATGTGAACATTCGTAGAGAACTATTTAGTACCATACTGGTAACCTTCATATTGATTTG CTTACTGGTGGTACAGCTTCAATGCATCAACTGA
- the LOC114177202 gene encoding actin-related protein 4-like isoform X3 — MDIDGPVHAGVSSGSAVDLQNNNKNHESDRTKEKRKLYVGSQSLGYRRDYMELLSPLRNGVIVDWNIVDNIWDHALRECLRVDPKERPMLLAEQCSSTQEERERAAELMFEKYKVPALFLAKNAVLTSFASGRATSLVVDSGGGLTTVVPVLDGYVLQKAVITSIIGGQFLTESFTKSLEAKGITPRPQYSFKKKEISPGNIQIVDLDFPRTSKGYKLYCQRVIVEKIKECVCRTPDSPYDESAYSNLPMTTYELPDGQIIEVGSDRFKIPDILFNPSLVLTIPGMEGLANIVPKLRSLPKMIIESINKCDVNIRRELFSTILVTFILIWCLPVPPLSEFKGTWTYVKLILYISQLTGGTASMHQLKERIEKDLLEESPPAARVKVFACGNATERRFSVWIGGSILASVGSFQQMWFSKSEYEEQGASYIHKKCP, encoded by the exons ATGGACATTGATGGACCTGTTCATGCTGGCGTGTCCTCTGGATCTGCTGTGGATTtgcaaaacaataataaaaatcatgaaTCTGACAGAACCAAAGAAAAACGCAAACTTTATGTAGGATCACAGTCCCTGGGATACCGTCGAGACTATATGGAG CTGCTCTCACCATTGAGGAATGGAGTTATTGTTGACTGGAATATTGTTGACAACATATGGGATCATGCTTTGAG GGAATGCCTCCGGGTTGATCCTAAAGAGCGTCCAATGCTACTTGCCGAACAATGTTCCAGCACtcaagaagagagagaaag GGCAGCAGAACTtatgtttgaaaaatataaagtacCAGCATTGTTTTTGGCGAAGAATGCG GTTCTCACATCTTTTGCATCAGGACGTGCTACCTCATTAGTTGTTGATAG tggTGGTGGATTAACTACAGTTGTACCAGTACTGGATGGTTATGTTCTTCAAAAG GCTGTGATAACTTCTATTATAGGAGGACAATTTCTGACAGAATCCTTCACGAAAAGTTTGGAGGCCAAAGGTATCACA CCAAGACCTCAATATTCATTCAAGAAGAAGGAGATAAGCCCTGGGAATATTCAG ATTGTAGACCTTGATTTTCCACGTACATCAAAAGGCTACAAACTCTACTGCCAG AGGGTTATTGTTGAAAAAATCAAGGAATGTGTTTGCCGAACACCAGATTCTCCATATGATG AGAGTGCGTATTCTAATCTTCCTATGACCACATACGAGCTTCCTGATGGCCA GATTATTGAAGTCGGATCTGACAGATTCAAGATTCCTGATATTCTTTTCAATCCATCTCTTGTTCTG ACAATCCCTGGCATGGAGGGTCTTGCAAACATTGTTCCTAAACTTCGCAGTCTTCctaaaatg ATCATAGAGAGCATTAATAAGTGTGATGTGAACATTCGTAGAGAACTATTTAGTACCATACTGGTAACCTTCATATTGATTTGGTGCTTGCCCGTTCCACCTCTTTCTGAGTTTAAGGGTACTTGGACATATGTGAAACTAATTTTGTATATCTCACAGCTTACTGGTGGTACAGCTTCAATGCATCAACTGAAGGAACGCATTGAGAAAGACTTGCTAGAG GAGTCCCCTCCAGCTGCTAGAGTTAAAGTATTTGCCTGTGGCAATGCTACTGAAAGAAGGTTCAG TGTTTGGATAGGGGGGAGCATATTGGCTTCTGTTGGCTCCTTCCAGCAGATGTGGTTCTCCAAGTCTGA GTATGAAGAGCAAGGTGCTTCTTATATCCATAAAAAATGCCCTTGA